Proteins encoded together in one Aurantiacibacter aquimixticola window:
- a CDS encoding complex I NDUFA9 subunit family protein encodes MPKSSPLQGKLVTLIGGSGFIGSHVAQDLLERGARVRIAAREPEKAFKLKPLANLGQLQFVRCNAMDERSIAQCVDGSDAVVYLIGTFERNQQQLQADSAGHAAKCAAETGATGFVYISAIGADPEAETGYYRTKGDGERQVLAAFPEATIIRPSVVFGEESGLIPMFADMVRFMPVMPVFGADSKFQVVWVDDVAAGVTSALEGPAKHGGKVFEAAGPEQLTMMEIHEMIADAQQRRRYFFPMPDPIAGIFAAVPMSPINPDQLAMLKSGSTAGKGAKQLGALGVEPKPLSLFLDRWMVRYRKQGRFGEARMTPRSDA; translated from the coding sequence ATGCCGAAATCCTCTCCGCTCCAAGGCAAGCTCGTCACCCTGATCGGCGGCAGCGGCTTTATCGGCAGTCATGTCGCACAGGATTTGCTCGAGCGCGGTGCACGCGTGCGCATCGCCGCGCGCGAGCCGGAAAAGGCGTTCAAATTGAAGCCGCTCGCCAATCTGGGGCAGCTCCAATTCGTGCGTTGCAACGCCATGGACGAACGCAGCATCGCGCAATGTGTCGACGGATCGGACGCGGTCGTCTACCTGATTGGCACATTCGAGCGGAACCAGCAGCAATTGCAGGCGGACAGCGCCGGCCACGCTGCGAAATGCGCGGCCGAAACCGGGGCGACGGGCTTCGTCTATATCTCGGCCATCGGTGCCGATCCCGAAGCCGAGACCGGCTATTACCGCACCAAGGGCGATGGCGAGCGACAAGTGCTCGCCGCTTTTCCCGAAGCGACAATCATCCGCCCCAGCGTCGTGTTCGGCGAGGAATCCGGGCTCATTCCCATGTTCGCAGACATGGTGCGCTTCATGCCCGTGATGCCGGTCTTCGGCGCAGATTCGAAGTTCCAGGTGGTGTGGGTCGATGACGTTGCCGCGGGGGTGACAAGCGCGCTGGAAGGCCCCGCCAAGCACGGCGGGAAAGTCTTCGAGGCGGCGGGCCCCGAGCAGCTCACCATGATGGAGATCCACGAGATGATTGCCGATGCCCAGCAACGTCGTCGTTATTTCTTTCCAATGCCGGACCCCATCGCCGGCATCTTTGCCGCCGTACCGATGTCCCCGATCAATCCGGATCAGCTCGCCATGCTGAAAAGCGGCAGCACGGCCGGCAAGGGCGCGAAGCAGCTGGGCGCGCTTGGCGTGGAGCCCAAGCCGCTTTCGCTATTCCTCGATCGCTGGATGGTGCGCTACCGCAAGCAGGGCCGCTTCGGGGAAGCGCGGATGACGCCGCGGAGCGACGCCTGA
- the fsa gene encoding fructose-6-phosphate aldolase, producing MKFFVDTAEIADIKELASTGLLDGVTTNPSLIAKSGRDFMEVTKEICDIVDGPVSAEVVALDHETMMKEADKLRAIADNVCIKVPLTVDGLKTCNALTGDGTMVNVTLCFSANQALLAAKAGATFISPFVGRHDDNGTNGMDLIRDIRQIYDNYAFETEILVASVRHVGHVLESALIGADVMTAPPKVIHGLFKHTLTEKGIEGFLADWQKTGQSIL from the coding sequence ATGAAATTCTTCGTCGACACCGCCGAAATCGCCGACATCAAGGAACTCGCTTCCACCGGCTTGCTGGATGGCGTGACCACCAATCCCAGCCTGATCGCCAAGTCGGGCCGGGACTTCATGGAAGTGACGAAGGAAATCTGCGACATCGTCGATGGTCCGGTCAGCGCCGAGGTCGTTGCGCTCGACCACGAGACGATGATGAAGGAAGCGGACAAGCTGCGCGCCATCGCCGATAATGTCTGCATCAAAGTGCCGCTGACGGTGGACGGGCTGAAGACCTGCAACGCGCTGACCGGCGACGGCACCATGGTCAATGTCACGCTCTGCTTTTCCGCCAACCAGGCGCTGCTGGCCGCGAAGGCCGGTGCCACATTCATCTCGCCCTTCGTCGGGCGGCATGACGATAACGGCACGAACGGCATGGATCTGATCCGGGACATTCGCCAGATCTACGACAATTACGCGTTCGAAACCGAGATTCTCGTCGCCAGCGTGCGCCATGTCGGCCATGTGCTGGAAAGCGCGCTGATCGGGGCGGACGTAATGACCGCGCCGCCTAAAGTGATCCATGGCCTGTTCAAGCACACGCTGACCGAGAAAGGCATCGAG